The Actinosynnema mirum DSM 43827 genomic interval GCCCGCCGCTGGCTGGCCCGCATCATGGTGACCTGGGGCATCGTCGCCGTCCTGTTCACCTGGGTGCAGAACTACACCCAGCTCGCCACCCTGCGCTTCCTGCTGGGTGTCGCCGAGGCGGGCTTCTTCCCCGGCGCCGTGCTCTTCCTGAGCCTGTGGGTCCCGGTGCGCTACCGCACCAGGATCCTCGCGCTGTTCTACCTGGCCCAGCCGCTGACCACGGTCGTCGGCGCCCCGCTCGCGGGCTGGCTGATCCAGCAGCACGACGTCTTCTTCGGCCTTGAGGGCTGGCGCTTCATGTTCCTCGGCGTCGGCGCCCCGGCGATCATCGTGGGCGTCATCGCCTGGTTCTACCTGGCCGACAGCCCCAAGGACGCCAAGTGGCTGACCAAGGAGGAGCAGGACTGGCTGACCACCGCGCTCTCCAAGGAGGACGCGGGCAAGGGCCCCCAGAAGCACCACGGCCTCAAGGCCGCTTTCGGCTCCGGTCGCGTGTGGATGCTCTCGCTGATCTACTTCGGCTTCATCTACGGCCTGTACACCCTGGCGTTCTTCCTGCCGACGATCATCTCCGGCTTCCAGGAGAGCGCGGGCGTCACGTTCGGCCTGATCGAGCGGGGCCTGATCACGGCCATCCCGTACGTCCCGGCCGCGATCGTGCTCTACCTCTGGTCCCGCGACGCCACCAAGCGCGGCGTCAAGACCTGGCACATCTCCATCCCCGCCGTCGTCGGCGCGGTCTCCATCCCCCTGGCGCTGTACGCGGGCTCGCCCGCCGCGACCATCGCCGTGATCACCGTGACCGCCTGCGCGATCTTCGCCGCGTTGCCGAACTTCTGGTCGGTCCCGACCCAGTTCCTGTCCGGCGCGGCGGCGGCCGCCGGTGTCGCGCTGATCAACACCGTCGGCAACATCGCGGGCTTCGCCGCCCCGTACATCACCGGCGCGATCCACGACGCCACCGGCGCCTACACCGTCCCGATGTTCGTGGTCGGCGGGTTCATGCTGCTCTCCGCGATCCTGATGGTCGTGCTCGACCGCCGGGGCCGGACCGCCACGACCGCCGCCCCCCTGGAGGAGAAGTCCGCATGACCCGGCTCCGCAACGACCCCGCCGAGTTCGCCGACCAGCTGGTCGACGGCTTCGTGGCCGCCAA includes:
- a CDS encoding MFS transporter; translated protein: MDTSTATGATPVTAVEKSAIRKVAMRLVPFVALMFFINYLDRTAIGFAAPNGMNSDLALTAAQFGFASGIFFLGYIVLEVPSNIALHKFGARRWLARIMVTWGIVAVLFTWVQNYTQLATLRFLLGVAEAGFFPGAVLFLSLWVPVRYRTRILALFYLAQPLTTVVGAPLAGWLIQQHDVFFGLEGWRFMFLGVGAPAIIVGVIAWFYLADSPKDAKWLTKEEQDWLTTALSKEDAGKGPQKHHGLKAAFGSGRVWMLSLIYFGFIYGLYTLAFFLPTIISGFQESAGVTFGLIERGLITAIPYVPAAIVLYLWSRDATKRGVKTWHISIPAVVGAVSIPLALYAGSPAATIAVITVTACAIFAALPNFWSVPTQFLSGAAAAAGVALINTVGNIAGFAAPYITGAIHDATGAYTVPMFVVGGFMLLSAILMVVLDRRGRTATTAAPLEEKSA